The DNA sequence GGGTTGGAGGGCTCCCGCTTCGGCGCGCCAGGGGGATCTGCGCTGACGTCGGATGGCGGCGGCGATGGCGGTGGAGCGGCGTAGGCggagggctgctgggaaaagGCCGAAGGCGTGCCTCCTCTTGGTGCTGAGCTGAGCTCTGTGCAAGCTACACTAGGGGtagtagagaaagagagagaaccgTTAAGCATCTCCCTGAAAACACACTTTGATTCACGGTCCTGCTCACTGAGGGCCTCAATGCTTCCtcaggggggagtggggggacaCCCTTTCGTACCTAATTCTGTAAGCACTGATATGGGATCTTTTCAGCCAGGACTTATTCACCTACTGGACCAAAACAACCTTCATCTCTCATTTCTAGGTCGTATGTTGAGACTATACATAGATTTCAGAACAAGCAAATCCAACCTTCTCTTCAGTTTAATGGGCAGGCTGAAcccctgggtcaaatacatatttgttttggattcaaatacttttctacgctttactgatcttgtctggtttattggaaccaatgaaatactctcagaaagtgcaaaccccgccttctggtcatattagCAGGCTCAAtaacaccaggcaagatcacagaaaagtatttgaatccaaaacaaatatgtatttgaccctgCTCTAGTAGGGTGGCAGAGTGCTATATTTCAGGACATTTCCTACTTTCAAGGCTGCGAAAGTGATCTTACGGTTCCTTTAGTTGCTTCCTAGGCCTGATGCATTTGATTCATGATTAGCCCCTTaaagtattttttcaaaattcagaattcaaaagtcagtgttctagaactccagcagtgattgttacatcagcattagaaagTTCAGGCAGGAACATTCTAataacacatttgtgatcttagaccttaaagggttaaggagTTGAACTGCCTGTACACCTCGCTCCCCTCCTTGGAGGTATTTTTAACACTAGCACACTTCACGCAGAGATGAGTGAAAAGATTACTCCATGTGGCTGTACCTGTGGTTTCTTTAATCTTCGGCTTCCGGTGACAGCCTTCCCTCACAGTGCCAAACGTGGGGTCGGAGCCGATGGCGTTGGAGTGCGCGTTTGGCAGCATTTTCcggaggagggcggggtcagCGTTGGGGTGCAGGTCCCTAGTCGGGGGCCCGTGGCTGGGGGTGCCGGGGGCCTTGTCCTCGGGGAGCAGCGGGCGCTTGCCGGGCGTGTCCGGGGCACAGAGGGGCGAGTCCACGGGCGTGGCGCAGCTGCTGCTCCCCGTGCTGCAGCCGGCGTCCAGGGAGGAGCACTGGGAGCTCTGCAGGGAGTGGTGGCCCTCCGCCTGCATGCAGGAGACGCGCTTCACCAGGTGGTACTCGCACAGCCGCGCCGCGGACTGCGGCCTGGCCTGCTGCTGCTCGTCGCCCAGCAGCCCGCCCTGCCCGGGGACGGCCGACGGATCTTGGGTCGGGGGGGCGTTGGGACCCGGCCCCTGGTCCTCGCCCGGGCCACCGCGGCCGCGGGTGCCGGACTCCGACGCGGCGTCCCGGGCCTCCGTTCTGCCGCCGCGGCAGTCCTGAGCGCCCTCGGGCAGCGGCTGCCACCGCTGGCTCTTCTCCCGAAACGAGGTGCGCTCCAGGTCGAAGTGGTTCAGCCGGTGGGTTTCCCTGGCGCTGAAGGTGTTGTACTTGCCCGCCGCGCGCTGCTCCTCGGCGTTGGGGTACGGGGTCCTGCCGGCCTGCCTCCTGCCGGCGGCGATGGTGCCGCTCGCGTCGGCCTCGCCCGCCCTCCCCCGCCGCCTGCCGTCGCCCCCTGCCGCCGCCAGCGTGCCCATCTGCATCTTGCTGAAGTAGTCGGTCACGGACTTGGTTTCCATGGTTTCGGGCTCCATCTCGATGTCGTCCGAGTGGAGGATCTGTTTGGAAGGCACGGATGCGGGCGGGGTCCCGGCGTCTTGGCGGCCCGGGGCGCTGTGGGCCGTCTTGGGGACCAGGTCTCCCTCGCACAGGGAAACGGGAAACTCGGTTTTCTCCTCCAGAAGCGGCTGGTAGCCCTCGGAGGTGGTGACCAGCAGACGCATGGAGCCTTCGCAGAGCTTCTGAGCCGCAGCCAGCTCCGAGCTCTCCGTCATTTCCGAGGAGTTAGTCTCGTTCCCGGAGTCAGAAGAGGACTCTGGGCTGAAGGCCCGAGACAGTGCTACACCTATatgacaacaaaaacagaattaagATTACCAACCAAAAGCACATCATatacacatttgtttaaaaaattatgattttattcattaaatctATCGAGGGGTTCTGAATTAAGTGATctaaatttcataataaaaagtCCAAAAAACGTGTTCCAAAGGCTGTGTAAACCTCCAAGGACactttaaaaaagtataaaacaaatacataataatagTATATCAAATAGATTTTTGAATTGGTGCAATCATTTGAAATCGTTTCAATAGCTGAAGCACTAAAAAATTGCAAAAAGGGTGTTTTTAATGGGAAACTAAGCCAGGTGGCATATTGTCAACCAAAAATGTTAAGATAGTGTGAGAACCTGAATTTGTATTAGACTGTGGGTGAGCGTGTTCCTCCGACGCTGCCAGGGCCTCCAGGGCCTGTAACGTGGAGACCACGGCGTCGTCCAGGGCCTTCTCCTGGCCTTCGCCTTGAGTGGGCACGGCGTCGATCAGAGACACGGGGATGTCCTCGCGTGGGCAGGGGCCCGTCTCCTCGGGCCCCCGGGGGCCGTGGTGCTCCTCCTCGTCGGAGCTGTCCCTGAAGCCGGGCGGCGGGGCGGCGATGGCCAGGTTGAGGGAGTCCAGGAGGACGTCGCTGTCCTCCTCGTCTCCCTCCGGCGGCGGGAGGGAGGTCAGGTCGATGATGTCGTCGCTGGAGCCCGAGAGCTTGAGGAAGGTGGATTTGGTCTTCTCcgcctcctcgtcctcctctcccgcgcccgcccctccccccaccgccaccaGGTCCTCCTCACAGCTCCCTTCGTCCTCGTCCTCCGCGTCGTCCGTGGTCTCGGCGTAGCAGATGTCCCGCAGCAGAGGCTCCTCGATGCCCTCTGCCGTCCCAAAGATTTTGGCCTCCCCGATATTGCTGTAGATTGCATGGGGTGCGTACTGAAAGCCTTCCCCGTCCATAGATGGATCCATGGCCTTAAATTCCTCATTGTTCTGGAGGAAAATGGTTCTGTGCTCATCCAAGATCTCAGGACACTCATCCAACAGCCTGTGGTACCCAAGGTTCTGTGGGTTTACGCTATCTAAAGGGGGGTCTCCGAATATGAAGGACACCTTGGCGCTCCTGGGAGAGTCCTGGGGTTTGTGTCTGGGCAAAGACAAAAATGGCTGGGGGTGCATACTATGGCCTGCCCTGTTCGCCCATTCACCCAtgtgcaaagcatgctgggactgCTGGAcctctgtaaaataaatgttttcatttcctgtgcaatCAGGGGACTCGTGCTCTTTGTGATACGGTTCTCTCATGCCCATTTGAACATTGGGGTTCTCACAACCACTAAATGAGGTGCTGTACGTCCACTCAATAGCTTGGTAGTTGTATTTGCTCTTGGGATCTTGGCCTGCAGTataaaagcaacaaaataaCTAGTACCAATATATGGTGTTCACATCAGGACATTATCACAGgtgtagcaataaaaaaaaacatgtttgtaccAGTTAATCATACTGCACTACAACATACAAGTCCTAAAGATCACTGACGGTTATAGTCcagcaatataaaaaatgaattctaCAGCATCACGACAGGGTGTGGATTGACTGTGCTTCAGAAATAACACCCACCCGTCTCCAGACTCCCTGCGCTGGTGCTGTTGGCCATGTTGAAGATGGAGCGACGGGAGTCCACCAGCAGTCTATAGTAGCCAGCGGTCAAACATGCCAGATTCATGGCGTCGCAGGACTCCATTATCAGGGTGATGGGCTGTAAAACAGCATTGAGAAGATGAGCATGCCACAGACATAGGGCATTCTGATTGGTGCTTGGTTATAAAAATGCACGTTAAAGAAGTGTGGTAACCAGGCTTGGTTCCCCCAGGCACTATGACAAGTTGAAGCTGTAAGGGCTTCCGGAAccttacagaaatgaaatatacaaatataatgaaaatatattgtaataagATGACCAAAATATTGTAGCacttcacatacatacatatgggAAAAATATATTGCTGTCAAGCCATGGAAAAAGGTGGACCCAAGTCCAGAGAAACACATGAGACAGAGGATAAACAGAAGACTTTTAATCAGGagaaccaaaaataacaaacaggagGGAACACAAAGTATTAAATACTAACACTGAAGGAAAAGTAATAATACAGGAAACCACTAGAGAAGAGCTAGCAAACACAAGAGATAATTTAACCAGGAAATACAAAGGACAGGTGCTAGAATTCAGGCTGAGGATACATGGGAAGGCAACAAAAATCGAGCAAAGaatgaacaaacacagcaaacTTAAATACAGAGAACAATCAGGTGAGACTAATGACACACAGGAGAGGAAACCTAATCAACCAATAAATAGGAAGACTAACAAGGGAACAAGCAAAACAACCAGACACAAGGGAAACAGGTATGGACCACACAACAATGTAGTGGGGCTAAGTAGGGGAAAAGAAGAGCAGGGCTAGGATGGGGGACCAACAGGGATCCTGAAACTGTGATTATTGCTGCTAACAAAAAATACCTTGCTACATTTACACTTAtcattgtattttcaaaaagttTACATGCAGTACTTACAATGTGTTGCAGTACACCCTCTTTAAACCCAACGGAAAACAACTTTGGTATTTAATTTTgtacataatacaagtgtcttgggtgacaaaaattgaaaatattttcaaaaacatgatttatttttattatttttattgaatgtccctttcAGTGTAGCTTTCAGCAGAGTAGTCGTGAGATAAACACCAGAGACTCATGTTCCCTATGGGGGACACAAATGTATGGCTAGGCCTTAGGAAGATATTGAATTTCCACAAGCGCATTACTGACACAGTCTTCATTAAAAGCAAGGGCTATAAAAACACAAGCCTCACAGAAAAACAGGCAATGTGATAACTAGCAGGAAGAAAGCAGCAGCATTATTATGGGAAATACGGCTGAACTATTTTAAATCCAGCTGGTGGAACATGCCGTGTCTGATTGAGTTATTTATATACTGCAAGCTTGCTAAGGAACGGCACAATCCATCAGACTTATCTGATCTCAGATAAAGGCTGCCATCTTGTTTGCTGAATCCTTAAGTCACTTAAAATTCCAGTCACAGAAAATGACTAACACAAACCTACAATTGTTATGCaaatagcaaaataattattgatttCCTTAAACACATAGGTAAAGTAATACTACTTTTCCTATGTTagctatatactgtatttagGGGTTCAAGATTTGAAGTTTCTGGAACCCCTTGTTTTTGTCaggatttttgttttctcccctTTCACCTCAAATAACTGTGAGCTGGTGTGGATGAGAATCACCAAACTCGGTATGTTTGTTTGGATGGCTGAACTCTTGGATACTTAAAATCATGGTGCAGATTGAACATCTGGTGGTGCTGTAGAGCATGTGACAATAGTTTGACATTCGTAAGCCCAGGCCTCTTGCTACACTTACTCTAGAGTCACCAAATTTGGTGCACTGTCCCTCTCCTTATTAGGCACAAATTTGCCTCAAGTTCTGTGTATTGATAGTCGAATCAAGACTCGAGCCATAAAGGCTTAGCCCAATCCAACCACATGGAGGtgctacagaaataaaaatatgaataaatatttgtaaagaCAGGTCCCTAAGTCTCCCTGAGATCTTGAGATTTCCTTACAATTCGGGAACAGCAcgtactgctgctgctattgcATGGCTACCTTCACcttacaccacccccccccccccccccccgccccacacacacacactgtgttgaTGTGATCAGTTACAGAACACTGCCTACATCCTGAAAGTTTGGCAGGTATATCACTGAACTGCACTGCTTTCACCAGGCTCACAGTAAAAATGCTGGAGTGCTCAATCTAAAGCTATTTGCAATTATTGCTAATTATATAATTGTTGTCCAGGGCTGAAGTTTGGGTCTCGTCCTGGCATCTTCCCCCAAAAATCCCCCCAAGACTCACCTTTACATCTAGGACATGTAGCTCCACCCGGACGTTCTTCTCGTCCTCGGTGTACATCTCGATGCGGTTGACGTGGCTGAAGTCGGCCAGCAGGGCCACCAGGTTGGTCTTGGTGTTGATGACGTGGCTGATGCCGTACCTGGGGCCCAGGAGCAGGGTCACCTCCGTGCGTTTCTCCCCTTGCTGCAGGTTAGCGGGACATTAGCAACACTTCTACATGTTCTCCCTCACATAGCTCATTTTCCATCTACAGAGACCTCACATATTGGTATAAGAAGCCTAACTTTATGTTCTTCCTTAAACAGCTATTGTTTTCATCTATCCATATGTCCACATTCTTCCTTTGTCTTTATTGTGATGATGGAAAGATCTGATAATATTTCAGAtaatatttcagcatttaacTACACCAAAGATGTAACACTGACTCACATGTGAAATAACAAACCTGTTACctgaaatgtacaatatattggAATTTTATTTGAGAAATAAGTTGAGTAATGCATATAGATATATTTCAGCATTtacaaattattgccactttagTTTCAGTGGGATGTACTGTACCTGAAAAAAGCCACTACAATGCATGATTATGCACAAGGGACAATATACTGGTATAcattggaaaatatatttgtaattacaCCATATACTGTATTCAATTGTTTTAGTCaatgtattacagtatatttaaaatagGCCACAAGAGACCAGGGTGACACAGGAAAAGCATTAGCCGCACATCAGaggtttatttttatacagctgCACAGCCCAGAGTAGTTTATTCTGCTTATTCACCATGGCTACGGTGTAATCCAACActcaaattcaattcaacaaATGAGTTTTGCTGAATTACTGCTGTCaacttgttttttcttttgcagttgTTTTCTGTTACGGttcaaaggaaacaaaatgttgAATGGGCTTGTGTATAATTTTAGAACAGTGATAAGGTTACTTTTGCTTGAACTACTTGACAGCTGTGAAGTGTAATatttctgcatgcagggttatAGGAAAATAATCAGAACcttcctgaccaatcagaatcaagcaTTTAATGAATCCCTGTATAGTGAAAGTAATCTGTCACAAAAAAACTAACTGGCTGCTTAGGCAGTAACATAACTagaaaaattttttaaaaagcctaaaTGACTGTAccaaggaaaggaaaaaaaatcagtagaGTAACCACTTgtattaatttgaaattaaatgtcacatttaaattattcttaagGCTAATATTCAGACAGTACATGAGGTGCAAGAATGAAGTCACACATATATAAAGATttagagcagcacagacagttcTATATTgtgcataaattaattatattatgctAGAGCAACGGTAATATATATTTACCAGCAAAGTTGATTTGAACACTCTTCCCCCATATAATCTCAAATCACTGAGATACTTCAAGTAGTGAACCTTTGCTTGTAGAGCAGTTAACTGGAAGAGAAATTGGACAGAAGATgggctttaaataaaataacatattatGAAAAAGAATTGTGTACATTGTGGTACATGAATAAACCAATTAAACTAATGGATTCTTAATTTTGCCATAAACTAATATATTCTAAAATGTAAATAGTAAATGTGTACGTGCACATATGCTTACACCTACAgtagccactagggggcagacTTGTCAAATATACCCATGCTGAatatgatttgaaaatgttgccaTCTAGAGACAGACTATTAAAATACTAATTAGTATCACAGTGGCggaacatgaaaaataaaattagacaGAACTAGGAATGGAAAAAAGCCATGTATTCCAGTGGTCAAATCTTTTAGATTTCAGTTGAACAAAATGATGCAAATTAGTTGCGtcgagaggtagagagagacaataatataatatgtaaatgtataccTTTTTTCCTGGTGGCACTAGATTCTGGTTTGTTTTGAGAATGTGGTTCAAGGCTTTCTTGATGTTCTTCTCCTTCATACTGGACAGCACAGCTGGGGGGAGGAAAACTGCCAAGCCCCATTCTTTCCTGCAGAGACAACCACCAAAACAGCTGCATTGCCTACTGGCTGACCATTTTTAAGCTGCAATGCACATTGGGTGGCTATTTAAAGCAAGTACACCTCGTACTGTAGAGCATTGATCCCTCTACAGTATTTGTCATCACCAGAATCATAAATCTCACCCATAGGGGAAAAacattgatgtattttttttttgtaggacaGTAAACTCAGTGGTTATATTGAATGAAGCCTGTTATCTTTATGCTGACCCAAAAATATACCCCAAGGGATAGAACTCATCCATTTTAAAAGCACCAGTCAAATTCATACACTGCTAATTAATAGCCATCACTGAGGACAATGTAGTGAAATACATCTTTATATACCAATGACCTCACATAAACATGGGACACTTCATTAACTGCAGTATGAAATGGAAAGGACCAGTTAAGTACCACTTACTTTATGCAGTAACAGCATAAAGACTTTTATATTTTCAAGCACTAGTGAGGGCCAttgtgctgtacagtatgtaggAATTCAGGTTCCACTGTTGTGAACACTGATTCTGAACACATAAGATTGTGAAGGGCACAATGAGGCTGAAAGGAAATTTAAAGTCACACCTTACAATGATGAGAAATGTTTAATCAGAGGGCTTGATTCTGTCATAagaacatgcacgcacacatgcacatacacaggcacatacacaaacacacacatgcacacgcaaacacacacatcagagctaTTTCACTCAAAAGGTTCATAGTAGAAGAGTAATTTCAGTTATGAATCCAGTGGTGGTCTCAGAGATATGTACAGTAGGATTTCCTGTTGAGTCAGTAAAAAGCACATTCCTGCTGGTGTAAGCCTCTATGGGAGGGTTATCACATGGATGTGAATGGCACAGATGTGGATGGACTGGACTCACTCAATGTACTTGAGCGAGACCTTCTGAGTCTGTTTGGTGGAGACTGTGAGGATGTACATCTGCAGGGCAGCCAGACGCAGTGCCATGTCATACTTCAACTCCGAACCAAAACGCTCCAGCACCACGTCATTAcagctctggagagagagagagagagagagagagagagagagagagagagagagagagagagagagagagagagagagagagagagagagagagagagagagagagagagagagagagagagagagagagagagagagagagagagagagagagagagagagagagagagagagagagagagagagagagagagagatacttgTAATGTAGTAATACAGTATCATTGGATTTCCTTTGGATTTCTATTCTTAGTCTATTTACGCTCttctatttcttttcttttactgcctactattgctactactgctactacacACTAAAATGTCCACTGTTAATTTAACTCAAACAGAGTACACATGGGCTCAATAGGGACTCTGTAAGATTGATTTAATACTGAACTGTTGTGCGCGCAATGAATTCACATTTGATGTACTGTAGTACAACTTTGAGAAAAGAGGTAACAGGGTTCCTTCCACTGGTGcaattttcagtaaaaaaaaaaaaaaaaagatgtcaaCCAATTACTGGCCTAGGTATGAATAGGGTAATTATTCTTCTCTAAAGAGAACAATGCATATAATATCCATACCTGAACATAGAGGTATTCAAAAGCCACTGCATCTCTCCTGAGCAGATCAACTGGGTCCTTTGGAACAAAGGTAATTCTGAAAAAGCACTTCATATTGTGCAGTCCTGGCCTTTGGGTCACCTGGTGGGGAAGCCAGGAGACAAGCCTTACGTCACCTTAATGAGCTATTAGCACAAAGCAGTTTCATGAGAAATCGGCAAAAGAAATAGGACAGTGCAGATTATCATCTCGACTGCAAGACACTGGTCAATAACTTGTCATGATGCTGGGGAATGGCACTTAGATATCCTGCATAAAATAcgcaaaacatttgaaaatgatcacTCACAAAGAACCAAGGACAGGCTACAGTACGTCCCTGAAAattgataaatgtttttaatctaTGACATTCATTTCAGTCATCAAATCGCCCTGTGCCTTGGCTTATTTAAGGgaccactgaaaaaaaaagcataatatgAGAGATGTATCCATAACATGAACAgctaatgtgttttttcttcctgaagttGATTAATGACATTCAGAAACTGATACTAGTGAAGAAGGCTAGAATTAAATGGGAAACCAAGCAATAGTACATTTATGATATCTATTGCTTAATTCCTATTTCAAAATGCTTAGCCTTTTTTGTGCTAGTGAGCACTGACTGTTTTCAGCATCCAGGGATATGGCTTAAAAGGTCGTAAATTGGCTTGGATGTATCCACATTCAGCGGAATGTGTTCAATTCAAACCACTCAGTGACTAATAAATCCAAACTCCTGGACAAAGAACAGTCCGCTTCAGAAAGTAAGACTCTGGAGCCTAGCAAGCCAGCAATCGTATAGTGGAGTGCTCCATTGTGTTTATGAACAAATACCTTAACCTTTTAAAGCGTgagaaaatttattttttttaaactttgaaaagGGACATTTATTCTTAATTTACCATTCTCGCTATTTTGGGTTCATGTACTGCTCATTTTCCCCCACTGGAGGTTCTCTTTTAAGCTACAGTAGGGTCTTTCAGGGACATCAATACTGTACGGCTGTGTACTGTCACACCGCCAACAGTCTATTCCCAAGTGTTCTCGTGCTATACCCTCTGCCTCTCTGAAGAGCTCACCTGAGATAGCATTTCTTGCTCGTGGAGGAGCAGCAGCTTGGTGGCACAGCCGTCCGCACGCTGCTCCAGGATCAGCGAGAAGTGCTCGAtgcttttgattgacagcttctCTTGCAGAGTCAGGATAACATCCTTTGACATAGAAACATGACAGTATTATACTTTGTGCACTTAAAATGCATCACATGACTACTCCACATTAATTGCATTCATGCTAGGATCTTTATTTGTTGGCATACATGCCACCATTATTGTACATCACATTTAAAGATATAACAGATGGATACTCTTTAAGCTGCAGGTAAATTATGTGATGATGAGTATAGAAGGACAGAATGGCTTTTTCTATTCTCATGTTCTTATAAAAGCacaatgaagggaaaaaaaatatcacagccAATATAAAACAAACCCACATATACAGTTATGTCTATACTGTACTTATTCTTTGATATTCTGATAGCCATATCAGCCGCATAAAAACAATACATGATTAAAAATTTCAGGAATGTTACCACTATTGTGCATGTGCTAACTGTATTTTATGTACAGAAAACAGGCAATTCTGCAATTACAAAATCAGgaatacacatttttcaaatatttctaaAACTGCAAAGATATTTAGGGCCAGCATTCCCTCATACACTTTGGCCAGCCTCATGGCTAAACTGGAGCTTAATTTGGATCAAAGCATTCTAATTGCAGGATTATGATTTCCATGCTTTGGCACCCACTGGACTTTACTGCTAATGCATCAAAACATAAAAGGAAAGAGGAATTTATAGAACTGTACAGCCAACCACGATGAGGCTAGAGGGAgtgaacatttttcattgtcGTTTCATTGACTTTCCTTGCCTCTCCTAATGATCAACATTGCTGTCTTTTAGTTGTCTTTGTGCAATGAGCACTGATCAAACACTTAACTTACCTTGATGGAAGTACTGCTGTCAAAACGGAAGGACTTTGTCTGTCCATTTTCTAGGTAGACTTTCAGAACGTTTGGCATGAAAAGCAGCGAGTTATCCTTCACAGTGTCCTGGGAAGGAATGAATACCTGACATTACGACTCCACAAAAAGGTTTCCTTTCAGGATAACTATTACTGATAAAagtctgactgttttttttttctgtttcctgcagtgatactcaatcctggtcctggaaagccacAGAGTCtgagttttactttttttccttaAGGTCAGtgaccaattcagacccaagaaaccaggtgatcTGAGTTAACTGTATAATCAAAATTGCTGTGCAACTAAATttctgagtaacaatgaaagccagcagacactgtgactTTCCATGACCAGGAGTGAAACCCACTAGCTcaaaaatatgcttttcatagcatttaaacttccatccatgttcactttccttcctgattCTCtccatattagatcaactaattaTTCATAAAAGTCTCTATTAGAAACACAGTTGTATGATTAGTCGCTTGACTGTGCAGTTGGAGAGCCTCTGGGGACCTCAGGAGGAAATACAAGCTTAAATACCAGCAGGttacatggtggagacaaactggtggccctaatTATAGAGACTAAACCTGTACCTTAaaatcagtggtaaccaaccctaaAATCAGAGGTAACTTCCTGGATATCtaccaccctgtaggttttcatttcaaccctaatttgacataCCTGGCCCTAGTAATTAGcaactcaacaagatctctagctattttctgaggtgtgctttgttagggttagactgAAAATCTATAGGacagtggatctccaggaacaggggctGGTTACCACTACTGTAATGATCAAAGGTGcacttctcctttttttaatgtgattgattgCTTAAACACTTAATTCGGAATGAAAACTTAAATGTAGCTTACTGAGTGTGGCATTCACATTGCATTAGAGATACATTGATTAGATATGGTGGAAAGGCATGATATAAATAGAATTCCCTAAAATGTAacatcaattacattttatagttTCTTCCCTGTTTTACATGCAAATATGTGGGCAAGCATTTCAAGGACACAGCAGACAATCTTTCCGCACAGATCATAAACACAGTTATATTTAACACATTTCCAT is a window from the Anguilla anguilla isolate fAngAng1 chromosome 3, fAngAng1.pri, whole genome shotgun sequence genome containing:
- the LOC118224347 gene encoding FERM and PDZ domain-containing protein 4-like isoform X1, encoding MDVFSFVKMAKLTGHKMKSPGWPSPSGTWSASQAPPYGWDMASNREGRDLFINHVPKSSSLEEVRLDGVQFIPPAPRKVEMRRDPVLGFGFVAGSEKPVVVRSVTPGGPSEGKLIPGDQIVMINEEAVSTAARERVIDLVRSCKESIVLTVIQPYPSPKSAFISAAKKAKLKSNPVKVRFAEEVIINGQVPDTVKDNSLLFMPNVLKVYLENGQTKSFRFDSSTSIKDVILTLQEKLSIKSIEHFSLILEQRADGCATKLLLLHEQEMLSQVTQRPGLHNMKCFFRITFVPKDPVDLLRRDAVAFEYLYVQSCNDVVLERFGSELKYDMALRLAALQMYILTVSTKQTQKVSLKYIEKEWGLAVFLPPAVLSSMKEKNIKKALNHILKTNQNLVPPGKKLTALQAKVHYLKYLSDLRLYGGRVFKSTLLQGEKRTEVTLLLGPRYGISHVINTKTNLVALLADFSHVNRIEMYTEDEKNVRVELHVLDVKPITLIMESCDAMNLACLTAGYYRLLVDSRRSIFNMANSTSAGSLETGQDPKSKYNYQAIEWTYSTSFSGCENPNVQMGMREPYHKEHESPDCTGNENIYFTEVQQSQHALHMGEWANRAGHSMHPQPFLSLPRHKPQDSPRSAKVSFIFGDPPLDSVNPQNLGYHRLLDECPEILDEHRTIFLQNNEEFKAMDPSMDGEGFQYAPHAIYSNIGEAKIFGTAEGIEEPLLRDICYAETTDDAEDEDEGSCEEDLVAVGGGAGAGEEDEEAEKTKSTFLKLSGSSDDIIDLTSLPPPEGDEEDSDVLLDSLNLAIAAPPPGFRDSSDEEEHHGPRGPEETGPCPREDIPVSLIDAVPTQGEGQEKALDDAVVSTLQALEALAASEEHAHPQSNTNSGVALSRAFSPESSSDSGNETNSSEMTESSELAAAQKLCEGSMRLLVTTSEGYQPLLEEKTEFPVSLCEGDLVPKTAHSAPGRQDAGTPPASVPSKQILHSDDIEMEPETMETKSVTDYFSKMQMGTLAAAGGDGRRRGRAGEADASGTIAAGRRQAGRTPYPNAEEQRAAGKYNTFSARETHRLNHFDLERTSFREKSQRWQPLPEGAQDCRGGRTEARDAASESGTRGRGGPGEDQGPGPNAPPTQDPSAVPGQGGLLGDEQQQARPQSAARLCEYHLVKRVSCMQAEGHHSLQSSQCSSLDAGCSTGSSSCATPVDSPLCAPDTPGKRPLLPEDKAPGTPSHGPPTRDLHPNADPALLRKMLPNAHSNAIGSDPTFGTVREGCHRKPKIKETTACTELSSAPRGGTPSAFSQQPSAYAAPPPSPPPSDVSADPPGAPKREPSNPPEQNRAALPPASLPPHRNPGTDSQRPPSQRGRGLRRSPSSRPAGSRSFDALLEKTRAAIGGKCLRSPRSPDSRPRKRPVGKRLLKSRSQSSFSTRPAAGRDRGRASAVPPAPKGAGRLRGLPKRDAGAWKCHGPFGRCFHGNAGGSAEDEDEDEEPLPRLPVAAGEPQRDAEEGAPSGSSPSDPSVGSDGFASRLARVGELKGGVCASPGELSALRRDASELVALVRSGVGEVAPAPPEPPGASPHERLLSARSKELGAACGKMAGARPGAAETLAAATGSFGVLCGLTDACMRLMSAMRSEEQQRQVAATVDQVVANYISLLEAVELASASDPGDGDRDRGDAALAHQSTAIPAMVNALTRSLKTLLNTKQKTV